The Lolium rigidum isolate FL_2022 chromosome 1, APGP_CSIRO_Lrig_0.1, whole genome shotgun sequence region caggataacgttgcataggtaGACTGCGATGTTTTGGAGGCCGAGCTGATGGACGAAGCGGCGCCACTCCGGGATGCTTGGTGCCCACTCTAGACGGCGGCGCTCCTCCGGCGTCATCTGCGCGCGCCGCTCCTCGATGAGCAAGCGCAGCTGCGGTCCATCGAGGCGGCGGCACCGCGTAGCCGGCGTAGGACAGGTGTTAGCTGTGCGACAGGCGGTACTCCATCGGCACTGGCGGTGTGTTTATTCGACCGTGTGGGCTTTTGTACGATGTCTGGCCTTCTCGCCGCCTCGGTTTCTGGCGACGACCGCCATTACGCGTCTTTAAAAACGCCACCGACACCATGTCTCGCTGACGAGCAGGGTCCGCAGACGAACTCCGGCGTGGCGCGCCCATTCGGCACCCTGCATGAAGGGACTCGCACGAAGTTGCCAGTGGTTTTATTGAGCTCGAAACGGCGCCGTCGTTTTATTGCACGCGCCGGTGTGAGCTCAGTTTTGTCGCCGGCCCCCAAATTACTATTGAGGGTAGTATTGGGCTCCCCGGTGGAGATGAGGTTATAGCATCCAAGTATGTGCCATATGGCCATTACTTGTAAGACACAATCTAGTTTGAAACATCATGACGATCATTCTTGCTGGGaatttaattttcttcatagatcAGCCCAGCAGTAAAGTAAGAATACAACATACTGTCTTCATACCCTTGCACACCTAAGTGTCTGGTAGTTAGCAACGAACGGACCTGAATCTGGTGGAATGTGCAATTACCTCAACACCGTCGTTGGAACTTGGAAGAATCGCAGTTCGATCTCAGATCACGCCTCACCCCGGTTCTCACTACGCAGCAGGCACGCACCCACCACTACACGGTCTACACCTACCCGACCCGCACATCCGCCGCGGTTCCCCCTGCTCAGCTCCCGGTCGATCTCTGCTCCGACTCGTCGGAAATGGAGGTGCTCTGCATCGGCACGGCCGACACCAAGTTCGAGGAGCTGCTCTTCCTCGCCGCTCGCCTCCGCtccggcctcgccgccgccgactcCGCCCCAGAGGTACCACTACACTGTGCGCCTCTGTGTCTTTTCCTCGTCCCCTCATACACGTAGGTGAGGAGTTCACTAGTCTGCAATTTGACTTCCATTTGTCTGCCTGATGCGGTGGTTGGTTCCCCCTCTAAAACAGAGAGTACACGCATTTGATTTGGTTGTTTTGTTCCCACAAGGTTCTAGCTCCGCCTAGTTTAGAGCTGCACTGCAGTTTTGACTTTTGAGAGAGCTCCTTCACTGAACATCGAAGCTGGACCGCTGGACTTCTGTCTCTGCACGTCACACTCATGAGTAGATTTATGTTCCTTCAATTTAGCAATCAATTATGTTGCATTTTAAGCCTGTGGAAATTCCTTACTATAGTTGGTTATTATTGAACGTGTGACACAATATTGAAAATTCAGTTTCAAATGTTTTACTACCCACTCAAGGGATTCTTACACAACCCCCAAAGCGAAATTCTTGCTTAAGGATCAGAGCACACGAGCCCCTTCATTAATTTGTGTTAGCCACGCACAATATATTGTCTTAATGCTCGACCTTATACTTTGAGTAACAGGCAATCATTTGCCAAGTATAAACAAGTGCTACTGAACATGTCCTAAAGTAGAGCATCCAAACTTCTGGCGCACGCCGCATCTTTATGTGCACTGGGCATGCTCTTGGAGTTGTCCTGTGGATCTACTATTTTCTTGTTTTAACTCCAGCATAACTTGTGGTCTGTTGAAATGCTAGGTTCAAGTAAGCATAGTGGATGTCTCCACGACTAAAACAGCACCAACACAAGATTCTAAAGACATTCCAGTTATTGCGAGAGAGACAGTTCTCTCATGTTATCCGGATGCCAACCAACAAGATCTTCCGGATGACAGAGGTGAAGCGATAGTGCTCATGTCAAAAGCTCTTCAGAGCTTTCTGAAAAACAGATATGAGGGGGGTACACTGGTTGGTGCTGTTGGCTTAGGAGGAAGTGGGGGAACCGCGCTAATTGCTCCTGCTCTAAGATCCCTACCACTCGGAGTGCCTAAGCTTATCGTATCCACTGTCGCGAGTGGCAATACTGCACCCTATGTTGGGACATCTGACTTGGTATTGTTTCCTTCAGTTGTTGACATATGTGGAATAAACAGCGTCAGCCGTGCTATACTGTCTAATGCTGCTTCAGCTGCTGCTGGAATGGTACATGGGGTATTAATGGCTTCAGGTGAATCGGATGAAACAGACACAAAGCTGACTGTTGGTATTACGATGTTTGGCGTTACCACACCATGTGCAAATGCTGTCAAAGATAGACTGAGCAAAGAAGGGTATGAGacgcttgtgttccatgccactggTGTTGGAGGCAAAGCAATGGAAGAACTAGTTAGAAGTGGATTCATACAGGTAATACTTCCATGTGTTTCTGTACATTTATTTCCTTGTCTTGCTTATTTGCTGTAAGTTCCTAGCCAGCTGGCATAAGAttctttttttggaaaaaaatccTGTGGAAATTATATTTTTCAGTTCATGAACCCTGATGAACTCATTGTCAGATAAAAATTCTACTGATGTTAATTTTCTGTCTATGTTTCTCATCTTTCTTCCATTTGGTTGCATATAGGGCGTATTGGACATAACAACAACAGAAGTTGCGGACCACATTGTTGGCGGTATCATGGCATGTGATGAGACCAGGTTTGATGCAGCTATAGATAAAAATATCCCTCTTGTTCTCAGTGTTGGGGCCTTGGATATGGTTAACTTTGGAGCCCATGATACAATACCTTCTGCTTTCGCAGAAAGAAAGATCCATGTACATAATGAACAGGTTAGGCAAAGCATAACTGTCCAATTTTGGTCTTCATTTTTCTTCCTAAATTACCTTACAGGTTAGGATTCCTCTAGGATATCTGTAATGGGGGTACCCCCAGCCTCTGGTTCACGCCTGTTTGAGTCCTATTAAGATTGGGGTacccccatttcggaaaaaaaaaaagGCGTGAACCAGAGGCTGGGGGTACTCCACACCTTTTTTTTTCCCGAAATTGGGGTACCCCCGGCCTCTGGTTCACGCCTGTGTGAGTCCTATTAAGATTGGGATTAGAGTAACTATATTCAAATTAATCCTATTTGTTAGTTAAGAAAATCCATCCTTCACATGTGAGCTCTAATTGCTACCGTATGAGTCTACTTTATGTTCTGTTATTTGTGAGGATTTCACATTTCCTGGTTCTCTTGCGGTGAGTAAAAGACCATGTAATTCTTTCAGATTTCGCTGATGCGGACTACCGTGGAAGAGAATAAGAAATGTGCTCAGTTTATTGCTGACAAGCTGAACAAATCTTTCTCCAGAGTTACTGTTTGCCTGCCACAGAAGGGTGTCTCTGCAATAGATGCACCTGGAATGCCATTTTATGATCCCGAGGCTACATCTGCACTCTTGGATGAGTTAAATACTCGTATTACCAAAACTGAGAATAGACAGGTTTCTTCATGTTACGCAATTTTCACtgcaattttttattttaaaaaaagaaTCTTCCAATGAACTAATTTAGTAGGGTTGTTGATAGGTGAAGCTGCTTCCTTATCACATAAACGATCCTGAATTTGCCGATGCCTTGGTGGATGCATTCTTGAGTATGGATATAAAGGCCTCTGGTGACATAACTCGGAAAAACAACATGGTTGTGCCTAAGCAAGATGCAAATAAAAAAGAATCTTGTGCAGGAGAGAGGATTTTAGATAGTTCTATCATATGGAGACCTCCTATGGATTATCCTGATGCAAGACCAGGTTAGTGGTGATTCTATTTCCATCTATTATGGGCACAAAATTCTTATGCTCACACAAACAGACTGTTGACTAAAACAACTTTTAGTTCCTCAACAACAAAAATTGTAGAATGTTATCTGATAGTACTTTGTTATCTGATATGCTGCATTGCAGAATAAATCCCGCAGTGTGAAGTTAtaatttcattttttttactTTCATAATTCGCGTATGTTTTTGTTGGAAAGAAAACACTAGGGTGGAACCCCCTACATTATAAATGGGAACCTAAATCGCGTCCAcaagagtgtcatcatcataactaGGGAGTTGTAAGGATCGGCGTCATCTTGACATTTGTTCTAATACAAAACGATGTGCTCGAGAAAGTTCATTTGTGTATTTCCAATTGTTCAAAAGGCCAACATAGTTCTGAGTGACTACACATTTGGTGCTGTGATACAGTAATCTTTGGTCagcttcaccagttcttctggaCTTGATTTGGGGAAGACAGCAGGTTGTTGTCCAAGGATGCACAGCAATGGTAGCAGTAGTTAGGCGTACTCGTGGCTTGGACATGGTAGGCATTAGAACAGAAGCGTGTTAGGTGATAAGTTGATTGGAAATCTCAAAATATCAGTTTGCTAAGAGATAACATTCCTAAGAGCTAAGATCTCTGTACGTATGCCATCAATTTAGATAAGACTATTTGGAACTCCCTGTTCAAAGGGGCTCAATTGTTTCAAAAGGCATCATGTAGCACTAAACCCCCTGAAAACTGCCATGTTCAGCCGCAGCTGGAGATGAGTTCAGCGTGCACAGAGGGGCAAGTTTGGCTTACCTGCCTATTCTTTGAGATCACAACCAGAAATACACTCCTTATATGCTCTCTTGCATTTCCAGAGTACCAAACCTTGGTATTACCTCACATGTTTGTAGCCGAATTAGGATTAAGTTAAGCTGTTATTAACTGCGCTAAGAGTTCACCCTATTAGCAGATGTTATGCATGCATCCAAAAGGATAATTTCAAAACTCTAAAAGATTTCATAAAATATACAGAATTGGTGTGCATGGATGAAATAACTACAGAAGATCAGAAAGTATGTGTTGGATTCTAGGGTATAATGAGGATTCCACATCTTTTAGCCTCACGTGATACCAATCATGACAGAACAGATAATCAGTAGCTTCATAAGTGACATAAATCTCCATATTTCATTTTCAGCTTATTGTCTCCTTGTGAGTGCTCTTCATTCATTTCAGGTTTTGAGATCTATTGACATAATGCTAAAATTGTATGTCCTAATGATTCTAATGGCTTACTCTTCAATGCTGACAGAAACTTTGCAAAAGACAAAGTCAATACTGCATAGAATAAAGCAGCAAATCAGTGACGGTATTCCTGTTATTGGAGCAGGTGCTGGAACAGGCATATCTGCAAAGTTTGAAGAAGCTGGTGGGGTTGATTTGATTGTGCTTTACAATTCTGGGCGGTTTCGAATGGCTGGAAGGGGCTCATTAGCAGGGCTCCTACCATTTGCCGACGCAAATGCCATTGTACTTGAGATGGCCAATGAAGTGTTGCCTGTAAGTTTTATAGAGTAACAAACTTCGCTCTTCCTTTCCTGTCAACTGACTGATATGCTGATTTAGGTCGTTAAAGAAGTGCCTGTTCTTGCTGGGGTTTGCGCTACTGATCCATTCCGAAGAATGGATTACTTCCTGAAACAGCTAGAAGCCATTGGATTTTGTGGTGTCCAAAACTTCCCTACGGTTGGTCTGTATGATGGGAATTTCCGACAGAACTTGGAAGAAACTGGAATGGGGTACAGGTAGAACTCACCACATCCTTATTCTTGGATATGTGTTTTAtccatggcatggcatggcatgatTGCATGAACAGAATCGGCACATGAAAAACTACGGTACTGAATTTTGTATATGGTTTCTGCCTCAGTCAGATTACGGTTAGCTTCCTGTTAAGGGGAAGATTTGCTTATTTGAAATCAAGTTAACTTCTAGTAGTAAAAGATGGCATGCATGTGAGTTTTTTTTCAAGATCATGTTAACTAGGTCTTGTCATTTGGCAGCATGGAAGTGGAGATGATCTCAAGAGCTCACAACATGGGTTTCCTGACGACTCCGTACGCTTTCAATCCAGCAGAAGGCGCTGCCATGGCCAAGGCTGGAGCTCATATCATAGTGGCGCATATGGGTCTCACAACAGCCGGGTCAATCGGCGCAAAGACAGCTGCAACTTTAGATGACAGTGTTGTTCGGGTTCAAGCCATTGCCGATGCTGCACTGGCTGTTAATCCTGACATCATCGTCCTCTGCCATGGAGGTACGCATTCTAATTTCTGCAGGCCTCGAGTAACAGATGCTATGTCGATGCTCTATGTTTATCACGCAAAATCATGTAATTCTCATGCACGATTCCATCAGGTCCCATATCAGGGCCACGGGAGGCGGAATTTGTCCTGAAGAACACTAGTAGGGTCCACGGATTCTACGGTGCTTCAAGCATGGAGAGATTGCCggtcgagcaggccatcacaAACACTATGAGGGAGTACAAACGCATTTCACTAAAATGAGGAGGGTTGCTTACAAGTGGGCATGTGAAGCCCGGTGTTCGTCGCTTTGTTGTCACATGTAAATTGATACCAAATGTACCTTTtggagtaataataataataataacaataaAGATATCGAAAAAACTGATCAATGTGATGTACTATGTCGCCCCTTGGGGGTGAAGGGACAGAATTATAagaatatttttattaaatagatgATCATATATAAGGTGTTGTTTTGTTGCCAGTGCATCAGCAGTGTACTAACTGGAGGAGTAGCGGCAGAACGAGCATGACGTATAGTGGGATTAATACTCACTATGATCGAATGCACGCCGTTTCAGTGGGCTCTGGCTGTCATCCGACAGTTCCCCTGCACGGAGAAGAAAGCACGGACGGATGGGAGAAGCAAGAACCCGCCTTGTGCTGCTTGCTGGAGGTGAAGTGCGACAAGCACTCACGATCTCTGACGGAAGTCCAGCAGAGGCCGGGCGGCATGGGTGGATGACACTGACACGTTTGCAGCGGCGCACACCGCTGCACTCAGCCTCGCTGCTCGCGGAACCAAGGAAATCGCCGGTACACTCAGGTGCCTGGCCACGCTTGGCTCTGCCATGGAAGGTGCCAACCGGGAAGACGACATGCATACAGTCCGCACATCCCAGGAGCAAGCACTTCCTTCCATGGCAGTGCTGGTAGTTGGACGCTTGAGCCTGATGATCGCCAGGTTGACGAACAACACGCCATCTTCCTCCGGCAGCGCAGCAGCGGGCATTTTCGTGGACCGCATAACAGTTCATGCCTAGATGTGGGCAAACAGATGCACGAGCATCAGATTCTGACTGACGGGTGACTGGCTTGGAAATGCTACGGGTGAAGATGCACACAAGGATAAACATCAGCCAGATATATATTGGCTAAATAAAATCGAGACAATGAGCCTAAGTTGTGATTGAACACCATGATACGGCACAAATAACATAACTGAACACACCAAGATACAACACGAATACACAAAGAGGCTGAAAGGCAGCATACCCTCAATTCAGAGTAATAAGCTTACGAAAATAGTCGAGGACGTAAATGCCTGAAGCTTCTACATTAATAGTTTGTTAAACTGTAGGTGCTGGAGCTACATCAGAGAAAACATACTGCCTAATTCTTGCTAGTCCCACAATGTTATCATCTAGGTAGCTTGTAGCGATACAGCCACACAGGATAAGACTAGGTTTTCATTATAGGAGCAGTACCAACACTAGGCGAAGTACCATTAAATTGCTATATTGGTCAGAAGCAAGTATGGTCTTCCAGTGGCGTACAAGAGGTTTTGCCAACTAAAGTAACATGTCGCCACCCAGTTCATCAATGACTTTGTCGAGCGAGGCCAACATATCTAGGGGAAGCAAGAGTACTTAATCAATAGAAGCGTGTGAAATGAGGTTGAATGTACAGGTAGTATGAAAAATACAGGGTGTAGGTTTTCAAATTGGCATGCGTTAAGCACCGGAAATGCTAAGAAAGTCATTTCATGGTTTATTAGCAATTATCAAGGAATACTAAAAAATTACACCCATGGGAAGAGGAAGAGAAAACATACCATTGAAAGAGTCGCCGCCCCCATATGTCTACAGCAGTAAAAGTAAAACAGAACGTGTTAAAACATATATCTTAGTCTGGCGGATTAAAGAACAATCTTGACGAGCGAGATACCTTTATCCCTGCCAAAATATCATCAATCTCTTTagcagtaacctttcctttatcagCAATCAATTCTGTACCAGCAACTGCAGCTGCAGCTATTATTACAGACAGGTCATGAAAAGatgggataaaaccataaaaaatATAAGTAGCAATACAATTAGATTATATGTACCATCATGAAAAGTATCCAGTGTGCACGCCTGCAAAAACTGCAAACATTAAGAAAATTTCCTTGCATACCATCTGCAGGATTTACAAATAACCAGAGGATTACCTTTTCAGGAGCATGACCAGTTGCAGTCGCTGGACAGGGTACGTTTATATCTGAGTTACATGTGTTAAAATTTACTTAAACTAGACCAGCAGACATCAAAATGAAGATATTTACACTTTCAGAGTAAATTTATCAGATCATGATTTGCCTACCTTTCTCATTTTTTATGGAATAACCTGTCGGCATTTCAGAGTAGCTATGAAGGTAACCGGAGTAGCTGCTATCGATATTTGTAGCCAGAGGAGATGGAAGAACAGACTGGTCTTTCTCCTCAGGGTAGCCTAATGAAGATGCATCTGTCCTGTGATCAGAAGTTGGCTCCTCAAAGCTTGCCACCTCATCAGGCCTGGGCATAGAATATGATGTTATCAAAGGCATTATTTCCCCCATGTGACAAACATGATCCTTTTTTGCTTACTTATTAGTTATTACCTGTATTGAGGTCCATCAGAAGCAATATGTTCAGATGATGATGAATCTTCATACACGCAGTCGCTTCCAGATGGTATGACATCCATGGTGTTGCTTGAGAGCTCCTTTAAAGTTCATCGAACAAATGCATTTAGTGCTTGACAAATCATAAGACCTTACACAGTGAAGGCATATGTTGCCTAATACTAATTCTTATTGCTCACTCCCTCCAAGAAAATCTGTAACTAGCATGGAAGGTAAATATTATTACCCGACTCCCATGCAAAGTAAATTTGAACCAAAGAAATCTGAATTGTGCAGTGATAGTACTAGCACAGCCGCTATTACCCCTTTGCCAAGCAAGTTTGGCTCAAGGCTTTGGCTTGGTTGCGTTTGTCCTGCCGTACGCCACGGGACACAGATGATTCTATCTTCACTTGGCTGGTGGAAGCGAAGCAAACGACGCCCAAACCTCTCCGCAAAGGGCTGGGATCTGCAGCGCTGCTCTTGCCATGGATGATTTGGAAGCACAGAAACGACTGTGTTTTTGAGGGAGCACGGCCATCTGTGCACGACCTGATGTCCAAAGTCAAGGACGAAGCATCCCTCTGGGCTAAGGCGGGTGCTATGGGGCTTAGGGTAGCGCTGCCGGCGACCTGGGATGTGCACTGAGTAGCCGAGTGTGTATATTGTATGCTGCCTCCTAGGAGGATTGTAAActttctatcttttcaatgaaatgagacgcaaaggtcctttgcgttttctcgaaaaaaaacaaGGTGATAAATGAAGGTAAGCAAACTTCGGTAACAGAGAGCCAGTATAGTATGTCAAAGGCCGAAAAGCATCCAGTCACTAACATTATGGTACTCATCTTCACACATTAAAGCAGCCAAGTAGGGATGTGTTGTGTACCATTGATAAAGAAATAGATAAAATCTTTCAAAACAAGGCGCAACTTAAGAAATGGTGGTGAATACAACGAAAAACATTTCGAAGGTTGCTGTACGGCGTACAGCTACTAGTATTGTATTTATTGTGAATCTACAACTACTTAAGCCATGCATGAATAACATCTGAAGATAACAGAAAGATAGAATATTGCACCTTCACACTATTCAAGAATGATTCTGCATCACCTAGATGTGGGAAACGTACAGCAAACTTCTGGATCTGCAGAAAAATCAATGGTATATATAATTTTGTCAAATTTATGTGCAGACACATTCCATACGAAAaaattacaacaacaacaacaatatcaTTCGTCAGAATAGCATTTGGTATTGCAAGAAAACATGCCTGCTTGGACCTATCACAAAAGCTCACGAACACAACCCTGCTCCCTCTAACTGGGCACTCTGTCACGCATGCAACTTGTGGCCATGAGAAGTTGAGGATGGAGACATAGTGCTCCTCCTGTGCCATGAAAAATACCTTAAATTTAAGTTATTAGGACAGAAAAAAAAACCATATGACCAAACAGAAAAGAACAATGTGTTACAGCTAGTGGACTCTCCTCATTTTTCCAGCCTCAATAACTTCTCTCGAACAATATTCGATCAAGGATTGTGCAAAACTTAATACCATTAAGGTTAAAAAAAATCTTAATACCATCGTGGGGGAACTTTGTGGCGAGATGAGCAGTGCTAGGTATGATCACAATACCACATTCTCACTTTTAGAGGTAAGAGGTTTTTGGAAACTTCCTTTGAGAGAACTGTACTTGTTCAACCATGAAAATGTTCAGCCAACACAGTTCAGTTCCAACTTTCAAGTAATGGAATTTCCAGGGTTGCTCCCTCTTATACATTAGGGACCCCAATTAAACGAATATCAATCTTGCTCTGACCAAAGCTCATAAATGATTCCAGGTAACACGAGTTTATCTCCAAGCATAACAGTTCATTGAGTAACACGAAAATGAGAGAGTATTGGATAACTTGAAGAAGAGATTTAAACTGTGAATTCAAAAGGAGAATAGAATAATTTCATTTTTTTGGAATGCGCAGAACAACCATGCATTCTTTCATTCATGGAAAAGGCAAATAATTGGGTTCAGAAACTATCTACAACCTACCCATGTCGTCCAAATAATCTAGTAACAAATAAATGCAGTCAGAGTTCTTCCACCTCCAAGGAACCATTTTTTGAATTTCCTCCTAAATCACATTTCTGGCCTTGTGGAGTATTTTACTTTCCAAACAGAATATAAGATTCGCaaatttgtaggttttaatttagAACCTAACTAAAAGTAAAAAATTGACACAAAGTGAACACAAATTTCCCATAATACGATGATCAAGGCAGGTTACAAGAAAAGAAAGATGAAAAACTACATTAAATGAGAACATGCTGCATCATGGTAGGCTACAAcagaacaaacaaaacaaaacagtgACAGTAGGGAAAACCAACATTAAATCAGCAAAATACAACACAGCATAATCTCACAAACACTGAACAACTTGTTTGGTTAACATTTGGCACATCAATCAGTTCAACAAGCATCTCTTGTTTCAAATGCGAAATCATCTGAAGACAGAGGTGGCTATGAACCTATTGAGCAATGTTGTGGCATCCAACAGTGCTAGCCTACAAACAACCATGAACAATCATACTTACCCTGCAACACAATGCAAAGACACACAATCCATATCGCAAACTCTTGAAACAATCAACAGCAGAGCACCAGCAAGCACACCGAAGAGCAATGCTGGGTCACCGAATGCTCGATCTAATGCAGCAAACTGGTTGAGAACTTACGACGATACAAAAAAAACTATCAAGAACAGAGCAGCCAAACCAAACCAACGGTCTCGAGTTCTACAAACAAATCAACTCAGGGCAGCAGTAACAGGCATTTTTCAGATGCCTCCGTCAAACATTCCTGCCTAGATCAGACTGgcaagcaagcaaacatgtaacattaCAAGCGAAAATTAATACGACCAGAAGGGGGAAAGAGGGGGGCGGTTTCGGTACGGACGTAGACGACGTCGCCGATGGAGACGGTGAGGACGTGGGCAGCGAAGGAGTGGCTGGGGCGGGAGATGCAGAGCGCGGCGGTAGAGGCAGCCGGGAGCCAGGTCCCGTGGAGGCGGTTCCTGCCGCGGGACACAAAACGGAGGCCGGGGGGCGGCGCCGTCGAGGGGCTGCGCCGCGGCGTCGCGAAGTAGCGCGCGAACTCCACCTCCCACCTCTGGCTCCGCCGCTTGCCCCCCGCGGCATCCGCGCGCGACGTGGGGAGCTCCCTGCTCCTGCCGCCGGAACCCGCCATGGCGACGACGATGATGGGGAGAAGGTGGTACGGAGGCTTGCCGTTTTGGGAAGTTGGGGTTTTTAGAGCAGAATTTGGTGTTGAATGGCGGAGGTGGATGTAGCTATTCCGGCATCTGCattaggtttttttttgttttagcaAATCCAGCATCTGCATTACTACTGCATTATAGTAGCCCTCGTCTTAGAGCCACAAAGGCCAAATGGGCCTTGCCCAATTCTTGCAGGGTGTGTTTTGTTTGAGCCCAACAACATTTATGTTATTCCATCCATCCATAAGAGGATGCCTGCTCAAAAAAATAATCTATAAGAGGGTGTTGGAGATTTGCCTAattttgaatgtatctatacTAGGGTGAAAACATAACGGATAATTTCCAACCAACCGACCAATCGAAGGCTTGCGGAGGGTGAAAATGGATTCGGTCTGATAGTTGATGGATTCGTTCACGGATATAGCTAGTAGTTAGCGAATACAGAAAAGGATATGATTTTACTAATATCCGTTCGTATCTGAACATATATCGTATTTCACAGTTATATCCGATCAATATCCGGCAATTAATACATCAAATATTTGGCCCACTAGTATATAAAATTTCAGCCCATTCCACAATTGGCGGCATCTGTATATATACCCTAACATTGTAACCCTACCCTCCTTCAATTCCCCATAAACCATATCCCTGGTCGCTAGCTCCTTGTAACACTTGCCCCTAGCTTCTAGGCCCTAGTAGCATCTATTTCCTATTTGTAGAAGAATTTTTACAAGGTAATTTTACTCGACTAGTTGGTCCTATTTTATTTTCAAAGATAGATCCGACAAAATGTTCATCCGCAGCCGAACCGTATCTGCCCCGTATTTGGACCGTAATCATAACCGATAGGCTCCGATTTCATATATGTATCCGCACACTATCTGCTACGACTCTGAATCCATATCTGTACACTATCCCCTCTGATTTTGAATCCAAAAAAATATGGATACGAATATGTATGGTTTCACTACTATTATACCGTGTTCGCTCCGTTTTCGTCCTAATCTATACACTAAATGTGTCTAgatgcatctaaatttagacaaacttgccACATTCTTATATAGAcataagtagtagtagtagctaTAAAATTTTAGCCAACATTTTGTGTGCCATGAGTTGGCCaaattggcaaaaaaaaattgaactggGGTCAGGAGGCGGAGATGGTGGGGGCAACCAGCACAAAAAGGGTGAAGAAGAGCCCCTTTTAGTGGAGGCTTTGGGAAAATTTGGATGCCTCCCTATTTTGGGCTCTGAAGGGCCCTGTTACACTTGACTTTTGCCCCAACTCC contains the following coding sequences:
- the LOC124685313 gene encoding toMV susceptible protein tm-1(GCR26)-like isoform X1, encoding MEVLCIGTADTKFEELLFLAARLRSGLAAADSAPEVQVSIVDVSTTKTAPTQDSKDIPVIARETVLSCYPDANQQDLPDDRGEAIVLMSKALQSFLKNRYEGGTLVGAVGLGGSGGTALIAPALRSLPLGVPKLIVSTVASGNTAPYVGTSDLVLFPSVVDICGINSVSRAILSNAASAAAGMVHGVLMASGESDETDTKLTVGITMFGVTTPCANAVKDRLSKEGYETLVFHATGVGGKAMEELVRSGFIQGVLDITTTEVADHIVGGIMACDETRFDAAIDKNIPLVLSVGALDMVNFGAHDTIPSAFAERKIHVHNEQISLMRTTVEENKKCAQFIADKLNKSFSRVTVCLPQKGVSAIDAPGMPFYDPEATSALLDELNTRITKTENRQVKLLPYHINDPEFADALVDAFLSMDIKASGDITRKNNMVVPKQDANKKESCAGERILDSSIIWRPPMDYPDARPETLQKTKSILHRIKQQISDGIPVIGAGAGTGISAKFEEAGGVDLIVLYNSGRFRMAGRGSLAGLLPFADANAIVLEMANEVLPVVKEVPVLAGVCATDPFRRMDYFLKQLEAIGFCGVQNFPTVGLYDGNFRQNLEETGMGYSMEVEMISRAHNMGFLTTPYAFNPAEGAAMAKAGAHIIVAHMGLTTAGSIGAKTAATLDDSVVRVQAIADAALAVNPDIIVLCHGGPISGPREAEFVLKNTSRVHGFYGASSMERLPVEQAITNTMREYKRISLK
- the LOC124685313 gene encoding toMV susceptible protein tm-1(GCR26)-like isoform X2, translated to MEVLCIGTADTKFEELLFLAARLRSGLAAADSAPEVQVSIVDVSTTKTAPTQDSKDIPVIARETVLSCYPDANQQDLPDDRGEAIVLMSKALQSFLKNRYEGGTLVGAVGLGGSGGTALIAPALRSLPLGVPKLIVSTVASGNTAPYVGTSDLVLFPSVVDICGINSVSRAILSNAASAAAGMVHGVLMASGESDETDTKLTVGITMFGVTTPCANAVKDRLSKEGYETLVFHATGVGGKAMEELVRSGFIQGVLDITTTEVADHIVGGIMACDETRFDAAIDKNIPLVLSVGALDMVNFGAHDTIPSAFAERKIHVHNEQISLMRTTVEENKKCAQFIADKLNKSFSRVTVCLPQKGVSAIDAPGMPFYDPEATSALLDELNTRITKTENRQVKLLPYHINDPEFADALVDAFLSMDIKASGDITRKNNMVVPKQDANKKESCAGERILDSSIIWRPPMDYPDARPGAGTGISAKFEEAGGVDLIVLYNSGRFRMAGRGSLAGLLPFADANAIVLEMANEVLPVVKEVPVLAGVCATDPFRRMDYFLKQLEAIGFCGVQNFPTVGLYDGNFRQNLEETGMGYSMEVEMISRAHNMGFLTTPYAFNPAEGAAMAKAGAHIIVAHMGLTTAGSIGAKTAATLDDSVVRVQAIADAALAVNPDIIVLCHGGPISGPREAEFVLKNTSRVHGFYGASSMERLPVEQAITNTMREYKRISLK
- the LOC124707613 gene encoding protein POOR HOMOLOGOUS SYNAPSIS 1-like; translation: MAGSGGRSRELPTSRADAAGGKRRSQRWEVEFARYFATPRRSPSTAPPPGLRFVSRGRNRLHGTWLPAASTAALCISRPSHSFAAHVLTVSIGDVVYEEHYVSILNFSWPQVACVTECPVRGSRVVFVSFCDRSKQIQKFAVRFPHLGDAESFLNSVKELSSNTMDVIPSGSDCVYEDSSSSEHIASDGPQYRPDEVASFEEPTSDHRTDASSLGYPEEKDQSVLPSPLATNIDSSYSGYLHSYSEMPTGYSIKNEKDINVPCPATATGHAPEKACTLDTFHDAAVAGTELIADKGKVTAKEIDDILAGIKTYGGGDSFNDMLASLDKVIDELGGDMLL